In the Nitrospinota bacterium genome, ACAAGCTTCAGTTACAAAGAGCTGAAAAAAGAGGGATTTATGTTGCTGAAAAGGAAATAGATAATGCTGTAGAAGATGTTAAGAAAAGAAATTCCATATCGGATGAGGATCTGAAGAGACTTCTAAAAGAAGAGGGATTGTCCATAGAGGACTATAGAGAGCGTTTAAAAGAGCAGATTCTTATAACAAGGGTTTTTAATGCCGAGGTCCGGTCAAACGTAGTGGTAACTGAAGAGGAGATAAGAGAATATTATAATGAGCATATAAATAAGTTTACAAAGCCAGCAGAGGTGGAGATAAGACAGATATTATTTTTGAATGACACCAATGCTAGTGACCCCCAAAGAGATGAAAAGGAAGCAAAAGCAAGAGATATTCTTAAGAAGATTCGAGAAGGGGCAGATTTCACCGAGATGGCACGCAGATATTCAGAGGGCCCCTTGGCAGACAAGGGAGGATATATTGGAGGATTCAAAAAAGGAGAGATGATCCCAGCAATTGAGAAAGCGGCCTTTACTTTAAACGAAGGAGAGGTAAGTGATTTAATAAAGACTGAGCAAGGGATTCATATAATTAAAATAGAAAAAAGGATGTTTGATGCTGCCAAACCTTTAGATGAAGTTGGGGAAGAGATTGAAAGAGAGTTATTTAAAGAAAAAATCAAGGCCAAATATGACCAATGGATGGAGGGGCTGAAAAAGGGAGCTGTAATCGAGAGGTTTTTATAGAAAAAATTTTAAAAAATCATAAATAAAAGCTTGCAAAATTATTCAGAAAGGTATAATTTATTACAGAAAAGGAAATTCGTTAAGTAAAAGAGCACTAAACCACTCTTTAAAATAGTCCTGAGAGACTATTAAGGGATGGAGAATGAAGAGATCGAAAAAATTAAATAAGAAAAATCAAAAAATTACAAATTACCTCCTTACAATAGTAGGGAGGTTTTTTTGTGCCTTATTCTTAATGCATGATATAAACTAAATCAAAGAGTATAAGAGGGGAAGATATGGCTGAAGTAATGAATGAAAAAGAGATCAATAGAGCCTTAACGAGGATATCTCATGAGATATTAGAACGGAACAAAGGGTGTAAAAACCTCGTGTTGATAGGGATTAGAACAAGAGGGGTCTATCTGGCTGAGAGAATAAGGTCAAAGATTAAACAGATTGAAGGAGAGGATATTCCCGCAGGAATTATTGACGTTACATTATACAGAGACGATTTACACAGAGAGATTCCCCAGCATATTGTTAGAAAGACAGAGATTCCTTTTTCATTGAAAGATAAAAGAGTGATTCTCGTCGATGACGTTCTCTATACGGGAAGAAGCATAAGGGCTGCACTCAATGCCTTAATAGACTTTGGAAGGCCAAGCGGTATTCAACTTGCTGTTTTAATAGATAGGGGCCACAGGGAGCTTCCTATTAGGGCAGATTATGTAGGGAAAAATCTACCCACCTCTAGAAGAGAGTCTGTTAAGGTAATGTTAAAAGATAAGGATGGTGATGAGAAAGTTATTATAGAGGAGCAGATTCAAGAATGAGAGGAATATAAGTCATGAAAAGAAAACACCTTCTTGGAATTCAAGGGCTAGATAAAAAAGAGATTCTATTTATCCTAGATACAGCAGAATCTTTCAGGGAAATATCCAAAAGAGAGATTAAAAAGGTTCCGACACTTCGCGGAAAGACATTGATCAACTTTTTCTACGAGCCGAGCACAAGGACAAGAACCTCTTTTGAGATAGCCGGAAAACGTTTAAGCGCAGACGTAATTAATATCTCTGCATCTGGGAGCAGCTTGTTTAAAGGAGAGACCCTAAAGGATATGGCGAAAAACTTAGAGGCCATGAATCCTGACATTTTGGTTATCAGACACCCTTGCCCAGGCACACCCCTTTTTTTGGCAAACATTATGGATTGCTCCATTATTAATGCAGGGGATGGCGCCTGCGAACACCCAACCCAAGCGCTTTTAGACCTCTTTACAATTAGAGAAAAAAGGGGGAGGCTTGAGGGGCTTAAGGTGGCTATTATCGGAGATATTTCCCATAGCAGGGTAGCGCGGTCAAATTTCCATGCAATGTTAAAGCTGGGAATGAAGGTGTCGGTTGCAGCTCCCTCAACGATGATTCCTCCATATCTCGAGAGATTTGGGGTTAAGGTATTTAATTTTATGGAAGAAGCCATCAAAGACGTGGATGTCATTATGATGTTAAGGATACAGCTTGAAAGACAGACAAACAATCTCTTCCCGTCTATCAGGGAGTATTCTAGATTTTTTTGCCTCAACCCTGAGAGATTAAAAATGGCTAAAGAGGATGTTCTGATTATGCATCCCGGGCCTCTAAACAGAGGAGTAGAGATAGATCCAGAGGTGGCGGATGGACCTTATTCTATTATACTCAATCAGGTGTCAAATGGAGTGGTGGTTAGAATGGCTATATTATATTTACTGTCCGGAAGGAGTGATGATGATGCTATTGATTAAAAAAGGAAGGGTTTTAGATCCTGCAAGCAAAACAGATGATACGATGGATATTTTAATAAAGGATGGCAAAATAAATTCCATAGAAAAAAACCTCTCAGCTAAAGAGGAAATAGAGGTGATTGATGCCAAGGGAAAGTTGGTGGTTCCAGGTCTTATTGATGTCCATACCCACCTTAGAGAGCCTGGATATGAATATAAGGAAACGATTAAGACAGGCACAGAAGCGGCGGCTGCCGGAGGATTTACCTCGATAGCATGTATGCCCAATACCATGCCAGTAAACGATAATAAATCGGTGACAGATTTTATCATCGCTCAAGCAAGAAACGGAGGGACTGTCAACGTATATCCTGTGGGAGCAGCAACAAAGGGACAGAAGGGCGAGGAGCTTGCTGAGATAGGAGAATTGAAGGAAGCAGGCGTTGTGGCGGTATCCGACGATGGAAGGCCTGTGATGAATAGCGAAGTAATGAGAAGGATCTTAGAATATACAAAGATGTTTAACCTTCCTGTTATATCCCATTGCGAGGATCTTTTTCTTTCCGCTGAGGGGGTAATGAATGAAGGCTATTTTTCAACCTTATTAGGTCTGAAGGGCATTCCGGAAGCTGCAGAAGAGGTTATGGTGGCGAGGGACATAGCCTTAGCAGGGCTAACCAAGGGAAAACTCCACATCGCCCATATAAGCACAAAAGGTTCATTGAGATATATAAAAGAGGCCAAAGAGCGAGGCATTGATGTTACTTGTGAGGTAACCCCCCACCACTTTACATTAACAGAGGATTATCTAAAGGAGTATGATACAAATTACAAAATGAACCCTCCTCTGAGGACAGAGGAAAACAGAGAAGCATTACTGCATGGACTCAGGGACGGGACAATAGATATCATTGCTAGCGATCATGCCCCACATGAGATTACATCAAAAGAGGTAGAATTTGACCACGCTTCTTTTGGGATTATCGGCTTGGAGACCACACTGCCCCTGACACTTAGGCTGGTCCATGAAAAGGTTATTTCCCTAAAAGAGGCAATAGCTAGGCTTACCATCAACCCTTCCAGGCTTCTTAATCTGAACAAGGGGAGCTTAGGAATCGGGAAAGATGCTGATATTACTATCATAGACCTAGAAAAAGAGGAACGCATCGATATTAAAAAATTTAGATCAAAGAGTAAGAACTCCCCTTTTGATGGCTGGAGATTAAAGGGGGTTGTGGAAAAAACAATCGTAGGAGGGAGGATCGTATTTGATAGAGCAGAAAAAGGCTAAGCTTGTTTTGGCTGACGGTACTGTGTTCGAAGGAAGGAGTTTTGGGGCCAGGGGCGAGGCTGTTGGAGAAGTCGTCTTCAATACAAGCATGACGGGCTATCAGGAAATCATGACAGACCCATCCTATAAGGGACAGATCGTTACCATGACCTATCCCTTGATAGGAAACTATGGAGCAAACGAGGAGGACCATGAGTCAATCATGCCCCAGGTTGAGGGGTTTGTTGTTAAAGAGAACAGCCTCTATCCGAGTAATTGGCGCTCCAAAAAGACATTGGATGAATATCTTAAAGAAAATAATATTGTGGGTATCGAAGGTATCGACACAAGGAGCTTAACAAGACATATAAGGGATGTAGGAGCCCAAGAGGGTATTGTCTCTTCAGAAGACCTTGACAGCAAGAGCCTTCTTAGAAAAGCCAAAAAGTCTCCTGGGCTTATTGGAAGGGATCTGGTCAAAGAGGTTACATGCAAAAAGGGATATCAATGGAGCCAAGGGGAATGGTCTCTAAAAAAGGGCTATAAAGAATTCTCTCCTTTAGAAGATAACAAGGAGAGATTTAATGTGGTCGCCTATGACCTGGGAATCAAATACAATATATTGAGGAAACTGGTTGAGGCTGGATGTAATGTTACCGTCGTTCCGGCAGACACAGAGGCAGAGAAGGTATTAGAACTCAATCCGGATGGCATACTCCTCTCCAATGGCCCAGGAGATCCTGAAGGCGTTCCGTATGTAGCGCAAAATGTAAAAAAGCTTTTAGAGAAAAAACCGATTTTTGGTATCTGCCTTGGACATCAGATTCTGGGATTGGCTTTTTTGGGGAAAACCTTTAAGTTAAAATTTGGACACAGGGGTGGCAATCAACCTGTGATGGACTTAAGCACTGAAAAGGTAGAGATTACCTCGCAAAATCATGGATTTGCTGTAGATTCAGAAAGCCTGCCAGACGATATTAGAATAACCCATATCAATCTAAACGACAGAACCGTTGAGGGGCTCATGCATCAAGAGCTACCCATATTTTCTGTTCAGTACCATCCAGAAGCCTCGCCCGGTCCTCATGATGCCTCCTATCTATTCAAGCGTTTTATGGAGAGCATGAGGAAGAGCAAGAAATAACCTCTCTTAATAAGGAATAAGGGCTTGCCAAAGAGAAAAGATATAAAAAGCATACTGCTCATTGGCTCAGGACCGATTGTGATTGGCCAGGCGTGTGAGTTCGATTATTCTGGAACACAGGCCTGCAAAGCCTTAAGAGAAGAAGGGTACAGGGTTGTATTGGCAAACAGCAACCCTGCAACCATTATGACAGACCCAGAGATGGCCCACTCTACCTATATCGAACCGCTTATACCTGATGTTATTGAGAAGATTATTGATAAAGAAAGACCCGATGCCCTGCTTCCAACAATGGGGGGACAGACAGGCCTCAATCTTGCTGTAGCCCTTGCAGAGGGAGGAGTTTTAGAGAGGTACAAAGTAGAGCTAATCGGGGCCAAGCTGGATGCCATCAAAAAGGCTGAGGATAGGGATCTGTTTAAAAGGGCCATGGATAAAATAGGACTTGACCTGCCAAAGAGCGGATATGCCCATTCAAAAAAAGAGGCATGGGAAATAATAAAAGAGATAGGCTTCCCTGCTATTATCAGGCCTTCTTTTACATTGGGGGGGACAGGAGGAAATGTGGCCTATAATGGGGAAGAGTATGAGGAGCATATAGAATGGGGGCTTAGTGCCAGCCCGAGGCACGAGATACTCATTGAACAGTCTGTTTTGGGATGGAAAGAGTATGAGCTTGAGGTGATGCGGGATCTTAAAGACAATGTGGTGATTGTCTGTTCCATTGAAAATCTTGACCCTATGGGAATACATACGGGGGATAGTATTACAGTGGCGCCAGCCCAGACACTTACGGATAAAGAGTATCAGATGATGCGTGATGCGGCAATCGAGATCATTCGAGAGATAGAAGTAGAAACAGGGGGTTCGAATATCCAGTTTGCCGTAAATCCAGAGGACGGAAGGCTGGTGGTGATTGAGATGAATCCGAGGGTATCAAGGAGTTCAGCCCTCGCATCAAAGGCTACAGGCTTTCCTATTGCGAAGTTTGCTGCCAAGCTGGCAATCGGCTATACCTTAGATGAGATACCGAATGATATAACAAAAGAAACACCCGCTTCCTTTGAACCCACCATTGATTATTGCGTGGTAAAGTTTCCAAGGTTTGCCTTTGAAAAGTTTCCTGAGGCCGATCAGACCCTGACAACCCAGATGAAATCTGTAGGAGAAGCGATGTCGATTGGCCGGACCTTTAAAGAGGCCCTGCAAAAAGCGATTCGGTCCCTAGAAATAGATAGCTATGGGTTGGATAGAAGGGAACTGGAAGAAAAGGGAGAGGAGAGGCGAAAGCAGATCATCGAAAAGCTAAAGACCCCTAACTGGGAGAGGGTATGGTACATAGCTGAGGCAATAAGAGAAGGGTTTTTATTGGATGAGATCTTTGAGCTGACAAAGATTGATAGATGGTTTTTATTTAATATCAAAGAGATCGTTGAACTAGAGGAGACCTTGAAAAAAGACTTTAAAATCGCCTCTAGGGAAGAGAGTTCTTTTAAGCTTTTAAAGAAAGCCAAAGAATATGGTTTTTCCGATAAAAAGCTGGCAGAACTTCTTTCTACTGAAGAGGGGACAATAAGAGACTTAAGGAGGGAGAGGGGGATAAAAGCGGTATTCAAAAGGGTGGATACCTGTGGCGCAGAATTTGAGGCCTATACGCCCTACCTCTATTCCACGTATGAGAGAGACTGTGAGGCCATGCCTAGCAATTTAAAAAAGATAGCTATCCTGGGGAGCGGTCCTAACAGGATAGGACAGGGAATAGAGTTTGATTACTGCTGTGTTCACGGAGCCTATGCCCTTAAAGAGGATGGATTTGAGACCATAATGGTTAACTGCAATCCAGAGACGGTGAGCACTGACTACGATACCTCAGACAGGCTCTATTTCGAACCCCTTACCTTTGAAGATGTCATGAATATCATCGAGGTAGAAAGCCCTGATGGAGTAATTGTGCAGTTTGGCGGTCAAACCCCCCTAAAACTGGCTGTTCCGCTTCAAAGAGCGGGTGTTAAGATTATAGGAACCTCTCCTGACAGCATTGACAGGGCTGAAGACAGAGAGAGGTTTAAAGAGCTTCTTTTAAAGCTCGATTTAAAACAGCCAAAAAATGGGATAGCCATTTCTACTGATGGTGCCATTCCTGTGGCCAGGCAGATTGGATTTCCAATTATTGTCAGGCCTTCCTATGTCTTGGGCGGAAGGGCGATGGAGATCGTATATGACGAGATAGAGTTAGAGAAATATATGAGGTTTGCTGTGAAGGCTTCTTTTGACCATCCTGTTCTTATCGATAAGTTCTTAGAGGATGCTATTGAAATAGACGTCGATGCAATCTCTGATGGAACAAGGGTCGTTATCGGAGGCATCATGGAACATATTGAAGAGGCCGGGATCCATTCTGGAGACAGCGCCTGTTCCCTGCCTTCTTATTCCATATCCGAAGGGCTTCTAAGTGAGATATTGAGACAGACAAAACTCCTTGCCTTAGAGCTAAATGTTGTTGGTCTCATCAATATTCAATATGCAATAAGGAATGGGGACATCTATATCCTTGAGGTAAACCCAAGGGCATCAAGAACCATACCCTTTGTCAGCAAGGCTATTGGTGTGCCTTTAGCCAAGCTAGCAGCAAGGGTCATGACCGGAAAGACCTTAGAGGAACTCGGTTTTATCGAGGAGAAAAGGCCCAAGCACTTTTCTGTAAAAGAGGCTATCCTTCCCTTTATAAAATTTCCTGGGGTTGATACGATTTTGGGTCCTGAGATGAAATCTACTGGAGAGGTTATGGGCATCGGTTCCTCTTTTGGCAAGGCTTTTGCTAAATCCCAGCTGAGCGCAAACGGCTCTATCCCAACAGATGGAACAGCATTCCTAAGCGTTAAAGATAAAGACAAGCCCCAAGCTGTTAGGCTAGCCAAGGAACTCTTTTCCATAGGCTTTAAGATTATCGCCACAAGGGGGACAGCAGCGGCCATCAATCAATCAGGCATTCCTGCAGAACCTGTCCTAAAGGTGAAAGAGGGACGACCTCATATTGTGGATAAGATAAAAAATGGTGAGGTAAACCTTGTTATCAATACCCCTATTGGAAAGAGCTCACTCAGGGATTCCTATTCAATAAGGAGAACAGCGCTGGTTTGCAATATCCCCTATTGCACCACCATCCCAGGAGCATTTGCAGCAACCCATGGCATTAAGGCCCTAAAAGAGGGGAAGCTCAGTGTTTCTTCCCTGCAAGAGTATCATCAGGCAAAGGATTTGTTAAGCAAGGCATAAAAAATCTAAAGCCCGATACAATCGGGCTTTATATGAATCTATAAAATCAATAGGTCCTAGCACCTTGAGGGCGCGCAGAGATTTTCTTCATTTTTAGCGGCCCTTCCGCACTTTGTGCAGACAAACTCAGCACCCTTCGCAAGTTTTTTAATAACATCAAAGTCTTCAGCCTTTGCTAGCTGGCACATATGTTTTTCATGACCCAAACACTCCTCTTTTGTAACTTCCGCCATAGAAAATCCTCCTTTCTTATTTAATGAGAGACTCTTTTAAATAAATAATAGATATCATGGGTTCTGTCAATACTTTTCTTCAACCCCCCTTTTTTTGGAAAAATTTTACAGAGATAGCGAAAAACCTTCTTAACTCTTTTAAATCCAATAAGATAAAATGTCTAAAGTAAACAGAAAAATAGACCGATAATATAGGAGATAAATTATAAAGTTTTTGGGGAGTCAGATGGGAGAAGTCTTAGAAAAACAAGACATTGCCTATGCAAAGAATATCATCGATCTTTTCCTTAAAGCCAGAGATTCTCAAGAGATTCATAACGGAAAAAAAGAGGTCTCTTCAAGAATAATCGATGAAATTTATCAGGAATTTTCTCGAATTTTGACCCTAAAGGAAAAATTGAATTTTGGAATCAAAGGGAACAGGATAGAATATGATTCTGAACCGGTCTATGCCAGCATAGAGAAAAAGGACAACCTCGCCCTCTTCTTTTTTAATGACGGAATCAGGGAGATTAGCTTTAAAAAGGGGCTCACCAAGGAAGAAACAAAGAAGTTTGTTAAGATCGTCTCTACAGACTTTGACTCAGAAAGAAAAGAAGATGATGTCGTTACCATTCTTTGGGAGAAGAACTTTCAGCATATTGGCTATGTTGTTGATGAAGCCTATATGACGAGAGATGAGCAAAAGGATATAGAGAAGCTTGTTGATAGGCTTGGCAGGGCTAAAAAGGTCTTTAGGATGTATGCTGAAAACAATCCCGTCCATTCAAAAATCATTAATGACCTTTATGAAATCCTTTCTGATTTTTTAAACATAAAGGATGTATTGAGACTCCATATTGAACAAAACAAAATATTTTTCAAGTCTAAAGAAGTCTATACAAATCCAGAGCGGCAAAGTAACCTCGCCCTCTTCTTTTTTAGGGATGGAATCAGACAGCTTTCCTTTAAAAAGGGACTCACTCTAAAAGAATTAAGAGATTTTCTTAAAATTATCTCTTTTGATTTTGATGTAGATAAGGAAGAGAATGACCTGGTTACATTGATGTGGGAGAAGGAATTTCAACATATTACCTATTATGTTGATGAAAACTTTCTTTCTGAAGGAGATGATTTTGAAGAAAAGGCTGTATCGGAACTTAAAAAAACCTATATAGAACAGGAGGAGAAGGATTTTAAAATTCAAAAAAAACCAATTAAAGAAGAGGATGGAGAAGAAGTTCTTGGCATAGAGATTTCTCCGCTCACAGATAAAGATTACCAATACATTGCTTTGGAGGTTGAGAAGAGCTCTAGGGATAAAACAGAGAGGCTTATGAATACTGCCCTGGGACTTTTTCATGCCACAGAGGACGCCTCTGAATATAAAGATATAGAAAATGCCATAAAAAATACTATAAACTACACCATTGAGACGAGCAAATTTAATATAGTAATTAGGTTTTTAGAAAGATTAAGGGAAGACTATCTTAAAAAGGAAGAAAAATATAGTTTTTCACCTCATTTATCGAATATTGTTTATCATTTAAGTTCAGAAAAAGTCATTGATCTGATTGGACAAATGTTTGATAGGGAAGTTCAGGTCGATGAAGAGACAAAAGAAAAATTTATTTCCCTTCTTGATAAAAGGGCCATTATTCCCTTAGCAAAAAAGCTGGCCGATTTAAAGAGTATCACAGCTACAGAGACCTTTCTTCATGCTTTAACCGTGCTTGGCAAACAGGATATCGATGCCCTTGCAGAGGGTCTTAACAATGAGAACTGGTTTGTTGTAAAGAATATTATCTCGATCTTAAGAGAGATTGGGGATAAAGATGCCTTAGGACGTCTCAAGGAGTGTATAGGGCACAGCGATAAGAGGATAAGAAGGGAAGCGATTAAAATCCTGGCAAAACTCAGCGGAAATGAGGCTTTAGAGACGATTAAGAAGGCCTTGGAGGATGAAGACCCTTTTATACGCTCCCTTGCTATCAAATCTTTAGAAGAGATAGATTCTCAAGAATCAAAGAGAATTATCCTAGAAAAGATTCAAGAGAAAGATTTTCCTCATAAGAGTTATAGCGATAAAAAAGGATATTTTCAGATTCTGTCAAAGACAAAAGACCCCGAAATAAAAAATCTTCTTTTAAAAATTTTTAAAAAGAGAAGCCTTTTCAAAGGTGCAATGCATAATGATACAAAGGCGGTTATTGCATATTATTTTGGGAATACACAATTTAAAGAGGCCCTTCCTTATCTTAATAAATTAAAAAATTCAAGACACAAACTTCTCAGGACCAATGTCAATATAGCAATCAGGAAGATAAAAAATGGTTGATAATCCACAAATACAGGAAGACAGAACGCCAAGAAGCCTCATTAATCATCTGTCCATTCTTCTTAGAAATCTACAGATACATGATCCCAACAACACGGCTGTTAGAGATTCAATCGAGAAATTCATGAAGCTTGTTACCCCTGTTCTCAACTCAGAAAAAGAGCTCAGAATCGACCTCATCGGAGAGTACTTCTATTTGAATAATTCAAGGGTAAAGTTTCCATTGAACCTTCTCCAGAGCTTTGATTTTCTCATAAGTGAGTTCAAAAAGAGAAGGCTTGGGAGCATTATCTTTGGTGAGCATACCAACCTAACAGACATCCAGAGTCTCATCATGGCGCTTCTTGCATCTTCTTCTTCGGGCGATCCTTTGGAATCCATGGAGACAATCCTTAAAGATGTTGACAACATCTGGATTGAGGAGTTCCATGAGGCGAAAGAGACGCAAGTCGTGGACAAAAAAAAGGGTGTTACGAAGGCATATTATAATGTTGTTTCATGTGCGAAGAGCATTGCTGAGCGGATCAAAACAAATGAAAAAATTGAGTTTAAAAAGGCAAAAAGAGCGATTGAACCGATTTTAGATTTGGTCATAGCTGAAGAACCCCTCCTCTATGGAATGACTGCAATAAAGGACTATGATGAGTATACCTATTACCATTCTGTTAATGTGTGCATCTTTTGTGTTACCATTGGCCAGAAGTTAGGTTTAAGCAGGAAGGCATTGAGAGATCTAGGTATCGTTGGCCTTTTTCACGATATCGGAAAGACCCACATCCCCGTTGCTATTCTCAATAAACCAGGCAAATTAAACGAGTACGAATGGAAAATCATGAAAAAGCATCCTTTTGAGGGCTTTAGAGAAATCATCAAAATGAGAAAAGTTGATCAACAGCTTATGAGAATGGCCATGGCTTCCCTAGAACACCATATCAAGTGTGACCTTTCGGGATATCCGAGTGTTAAGCATATATCTGAATTGAATCTTTATTCAAAGATTGTATCCATAGCGGATCAGTATGATGCAATGACATCAGCCCGGGTTTACTCCCGTGAGCCAAAGTCGCCAAACAAGACACTTACTATTATGGTAGAAAACGCTGGTTCTGATCTCGATCCCGTTTTGCTTAAGGTCTTTTTAAATATTGTCGGCACCTTTCCTATCGGCTCTTTTGTTAGTCTCAATACAAAAGAGGTGGGATTTGTACAGGAGTCCAATAAATTCCTTTTTGAAAGGCCAAAGGTTCTTATTATTTTTGACAGCAAAGGGCAAAGAATAGAGAAACCCTTTGTGAAAGACCTCTCTCGAAAGGATGAGCAAGGAAGGTATTTAGGCGCGATAACAAGGACCCTTGATCCGAAAGAGTATAATATAAGCTATGCTGAATATATATTAAACTAGCCTTACCTCTCTTTAGAAATAATCATTCTCCCTTTTTTGGCTTACCCCTTTTGCCTTGACAAATATTATCCTCTCTGTTATCAAAAGGTGCGATAATCTGTTTTTTCATTCCATCCGAAGGGGTTATTTGTGGCTTTTAAGAACCTAAGAGAATTTGTCTCTCGATTAGAAAAAGAAGGGGAGCTAAAGAGGGTTTCTGTTCCAGTTAACCCTGAGCTAGAGATTACTGAGATTGCTGATAGGGTGGTGAAAAGGTCTGGCCCTGCCCTTCTCTTTGAAAGGGTTGTGGGCTCAAAGGTCCCTTTACTCATTAATGCTTTTGGATCGAAAAGGAGGATGGCCCTAGCCCTTGGGGTTGGGGACATAGAAGAGATTGCCAAGGAGATTCAATCTCTTATTGAAACAGAGATTCCATCAGGACTTTTTGATAAGATAAAGACCCTAGCAAGAGCGGCAAAGCTCACCTCTTTTACGCCTGAGATAGTAAAGAATGGAGAGTGTAAGGATGTCATCATAAAAGAGAACCCATCCTTAAATATCTTACCCATTATGAAATGCTGGCCAGAAGACGGAGGGAGATATCTTACCCTTCCACAGGTATTCACCAAAAGCCTCAAAGATGGAAAGAGGAATGTGGGGATGTACAGGATGCAGGTCTTTGATGAGAAAGCAGCTGGGATGCACTGGCATATCCACCACGATGGCGCAAGGCATTTTCAAGAATATAAGAATGCAGGAAAAAGGATGGAGGTTGCTGTTGCTCTTGGTGGGGACCCTGCCCTTACCTATGTGGCTACTGCGCCCCTTCCTCCAAACCTTGATGAAGTCTTGTTTGCGGGGTTCTTAAGGAAAAAGAAGGTTCAGCTCGTTAAAGGGGAGACCATTGATATCGAGGTGCCGGCAAATGCTGATATTATTCTTGAGGGATATGTAGAGCCAGATGAGATGAGAAGGGAAGGCCCTTTTGGAGACCATACGGGCTATTATTCTCTGGCTGATGATTATCCTGTGTTTCATCTGACCTGCATCACCCATAAAAAAGATCCCATCTATCCTTCAACGATCGTTGGAAAGCCACCCATGGAAGATGCCTTTATGGGAAAAGCAACAGAGAGAATATTTTTACCCCTCATAAAGATTCAGATTCCTGAGATTATCGATATCAACTTTCCTATAGAGGGCGTGTTTCATAATCTTGCTATCATCTCCATCGATAAGAGATATCCCTTTCATGCCAGAAAGGTCATGCACAATATCTGGGGAATGGGCCAGATGATGTTTACAAAGACCATTATCATTGTCGATGCTGATATTGATATCCATAACCTTAATGAAGTACTGTGGAGGGTAACCAGCAGCATAGATCCCAGAAGAGATATCACCTTTACTGATGGGCCTGTAGATGTTCTTGATCACGCATCACCTCTTCCAACTGTAGGATCAAAGATGGGAATTGATGCCACAAAAAAATGGAAAGAAGAGGGGTTTAATAGAAAGTGGCCTAGCGAGATTGAGATGTCCAAAGATATTATCGAGCTTGTAGAGAAGAGATGGAAGGAGTATGGTTTTGATTCTCAAGAAAAAAAGGAAAATCTTTGATGTATAGAAAACTCTCTGTCATCTTAGAGGATATAAAGTTTGAGCACACCCTCTTTGCCCTCCCCTTTGCCCTTATGAGCGCATTTATTGCAGCAGGCGGTATTCCGCTTTTGGATAAATTGTTCTGGATATTAGTGGCCATGGGAGGGGCTCGGAGC is a window encoding:
- a CDS encoding HEAT repeat domain-containing protein; translation: MGEVLEKQDIAYAKNIIDLFLKARDSQEIHNGKKEVSSRIIDEIYQEFSRILTLKEKLNFGIKGNRIEYDSEPVYASIEKKDNLALFFFNDGIREISFKKGLTKEETKKFVKIVSTDFDSERKEDDVVTILWEKNFQHIGYVVDEAYMTRDEQKDIEKLVDRLGRAKKVFRMYAENNPVHSKIINDLYEILSDFLNIKDVLRLHIEQNKIFFKSKEVYTNPERQSNLALFFFRDGIRQLSFKKGLTLKELRDFLKIISFDFDVDKEENDLVTLMWEKEFQHITYYVDENFLSEGDDFEEKAVSELKKTYIEQEEKDFKIQKKPIKEEDGEEVLGIEISPLTDKDYQYIALEVEKSSRDKTERLMNTALGLFHATEDASEYKDIENAIKNTINYTIETSKFNIVIRFLERLREDYLKKEEKYSFSPHLSNIVYHLSSEKVIDLIGQMFDREVQVDEETKEKFISLLDKRAIIPLAKKLADLKSITATETFLHALTVLGKQDIDALAEGLNNENWFVVKNIISILREIGDKDALGRLKECIGHSDKRIRREAIKILAKLSGNEALETIKKALEDEDPFIRSLAIKSLEEIDSQESKRIILEKIQEKDFPHKSYSDKKGYFQILSKTKDPEIKNLLLKIFKKRSLFKGAMHNDTKAVIAYYFGNTQFKEALPYLNKLKNSRHKLLRTNVNIAIRKIKNG
- the carB gene encoding carbamoyl-phosphate synthase large subunit, translated to MPKRKDIKSILLIGSGPIVIGQACEFDYSGTQACKALREEGYRVVLANSNPATIMTDPEMAHSTYIEPLIPDVIEKIIDKERPDALLPTMGGQTGLNLAVALAEGGVLERYKVELIGAKLDAIKKAEDRDLFKRAMDKIGLDLPKSGYAHSKKEAWEIIKEIGFPAIIRPSFTLGGTGGNVAYNGEEYEEHIEWGLSASPRHEILIEQSVLGWKEYELEVMRDLKDNVVIVCSIENLDPMGIHTGDSITVAPAQTLTDKEYQMMRDAAIEIIREIEVETGGSNIQFAVNPEDGRLVVIEMNPRVSRSSALASKATGFPIAKFAAKLAIGYTLDEIPNDITKETPASFEPTIDYCVVKFPRFAFEKFPEADQTLTTQMKSVGEAMSIGRTFKEALQKAIRSLEIDSYGLDRRELEEKGEERRKQIIEKLKTPNWERVWYIAEAIREGFLLDEIFELTKIDRWFLFNIKEIVELEETLKKDFKIASREESSFKLLKKAKEYGFSDKKLAELLSTEEGTIRDLRRERGIKAVFKRVDTCGAEFEAYTPYLYSTYERDCEAMPSNLKKIAILGSGPNRIGQGIEFDYCCVHGAYALKEDGFETIMVNCNPETVSTDYDTSDRLYFEPLTFEDVMNIIEVESPDGVIVQFGGQTPLKLAVPLQRAGVKIIGTSPDSIDRAEDRERFKELLLKLDLKQPKNGIAISTDGAIPVARQIGFPIIVRPSYVLGGRAMEIVYDEIELEKYMRFAVKASFDHPVLIDKFLEDAIEIDVDAISDGTRVVIGGIMEHIEEAGIHSGDSACSLPSYSISEGLLSEILRQTKLLALELNVVGLINIQYAIRNGDIYILEVNPRASRTIPFVSKAIGVPLAKLAARVMTGKTLEELGFIEEKRPKHFSVKEAILPFIKFPGVDTILGPEMKSTGEVMGIGSSFGKAFAKSQLSANGSIPTDGTAFLSVKDKDKPQAVRLAKELFSIGFKIIATRGTAAAINQSGIPAEPVLKVKEGRPHIVDKIKNGEVNLVINTPIGKSSLRDSYSIRRTALVCNIPYCTTIPGAFAATHGIKALKEGKLSVSSLQEYHQAKDLLSKA